From Megalobrama amblycephala isolate DHTTF-2021 linkage group LG24, ASM1881202v1, whole genome shotgun sequence, the proteins below share one genomic window:
- the ikbkg gene encoding NF-kappa-B essential modulator isoform X2, which yields MVQPQPSGGCTLQWELTGEETVGAGGQGSLMASSQGSLRVPPELAGNEVVHRLITDNHQLREALKRSNDALKERCEEMEGWQRRSREEREFLSCRFREARALVQRLAQENQSLLGQLNHSISPCVGTSKEAGTQGQDQELKCTNAEKNVPMDSPEVLNEAVLTDRAEGDTDRHTMPQSLPAEGSNEFLKLLKSHKEKLEEGMRALKRRNEELEKEKAESEKERENLLTTLEQLRSRLTQNVTEESVQQACALTVPAERYRELQEKLDCLQKNSAQRDRTEALLKQKEKDFVQLTKDSEALRAQVTSLLGELNERQNCLEKSEAEKKVLEEKLSRKTERLQTLERDMEQQKKQHSVTVDNLLLQTQNLETALKNERLVIVEERRKLAQLQHAYTCLFQDYDNKLKSEKQANHRSGEADTLANRLAEAEKALALKQDLIDKLKEETEQLRATLETIPVLNAQAEIYKMDFLAEREAREKLNQKKEELQEELNKALFELDRLKQEGTSRARIEEMQQRHLEDYRPRPLPPAPAAPFPGAAMFNPAQPPSARRRDDDQDELPDYRCPKCMYKAPDMDTLQIHVMDCIQ from the exons ATGGTCCAGCCGCAGCCGTCAGGTGGTTGTACTCTGCAGTGGGAGCTGACTGGAGAGGAGACTGTGGGTGCTGGAGGTCAAGGGTCACTGATGGCCAGTTCACAGGGGTCTCTGAGGGTCCCTCCTGAATTAGCGGGAAATGAAGTGGTCCATAGACTTATAACAGATAATCATCAGCTACGAG AGgctctgaagcgaagcaatgatGCCCTCAAAGAGAGATGCGAAGAGATGGAAGGGTGGCAGAGGAGGTCGCGGGAGGAGCGAGAGTTCCTGAGCTGTAGATTTCGTGAGGCCAGAGCTTTAGTGCAGCGACTGGCGCAGGAAAACCAGAGCCTGTTAGGACAGCTCAACCACAGCATCAGTCCATGTGTCGGCACCTCTAAAGAGGCTGGAACTCAAGGCCAGGACCAAGAGCTGAAGTGCACCAATGCAGAGAAGAATGTCCCCATGGACTCACCAGAA GTATTAAATGAAGCTGTACTGACAGACCGAGCTGAAGGAGACACTGACAGACACACAATGCCTCAAAGTTTG CCTGCTGAGGGCTCTAATGAATTTCTTAAACTGCTGAAAAGCCACAAAGAGAAGCTGGAGGAAGGGATGAGGGCGCTGAAGAGGaggaacgaggagctggagaaGGAGAAAGCagagagtgagaaagagagagaaaatctCCTCACCACCCTGGAGCAGTTACGCTCCAGACTCACTCAG AATGTTACTGAAGAGTCAGTTCAGCAGGCATGTGCGCTCACCGTTCCTGCAGAAAG GTACAGGGAACTTCAGGAGAAGCTGGACTGTCTTCAGAAGAACTCTGCTCAGAGGGACAGAACTGAGGCTCTGCTCAAACAGAAAGAGAAGGACTTTGTTCAG CTGACAAAGGATAGCGAAGCTCTGAGAGCTCAAGTCACGTCCCTTCTCGGTGAGTTGAACGAACGACAAAACTGTCTGGAGAAAAGTGAAGCAGAGAAAAAAGTATTAGAGGAAAA ATTGAGCAGGAAGACCGAACGCCTGCAGACTTTAGAGAGAGACATGGAGCAGCAGAAGAAGCAGCACAGTGTGACAGTGGACAATCTTTTATTGCAGACACAGAACCTAGAAACTGCACTGAAGAACGAGAGGCTCGTCATAGTGGAGGAGAG GAGGAAACTGGCCCAGCTCCAGCATGCATACACATGTCTGTTTCAGGACTACGACAACAAACTTAAAAGTGAAAAGCAAGCCAATCACAGG AGTGGAGAGGCAGATACTCTAGCTAACAGGTTAGCAGAGGCTGAGAAAGCTCTGGCCCTGAAACAGGATCTCATCGATAAACTCAAGGAGGAAACGGAGCAGCTGAGAGCTACATTAGAAACTATACCAGTGCTGAATGCTCAG GCAGAGATCTATAAAATGGACTTCCTGGCTGAGAGGGAAGCCAGAGAGAAACTCAATCAAAAGAAGGAAGAGCTGCAGGAGGAGCTGAATAAAGCACTATTTGAGTTAGACAGACTTAAGCAAGAGGGAACCTCACG AGCTCGCATTGAGGAGATGCAACAGAGACACTTGGAGGACTACAGGCCTCGACCACTCCCGCCAGCTCCAGCTG CACCTTTCCCAGGGGCAGCCATGTTCAACCCAGCCCAGCCTCCATCTGCACGCAGAAGAGATGATGATCAGGACGAGCTTCCCGATTACCGCTGCCCCAAATGTATGTACAAGGCACCAGACATGGATACCCTGCAGATCCACGTCATGGACTGTATCCAGTGA
- the ikbkg gene encoding NF-kappa-B essential modulator isoform X1, whose product MVQPQPSGGCTLQWELTGEETVGAGGQGSLMASSQGSLRVPPELAGNEVVHRLITDNHQLREALKRSNDALKERCEEMEGWQRRSREEREFLSCRFREARALVQRLAQENQSLLGQLNHSISPCVGTSKEAGTQGQDQELKCTNAEKNVPMDSPEVLNEAVLTDRAEGDTDRHTMPQSLPAEGSNEFLKLLKSHKEKLEEGMRALKRRNEELEKEKAESEKERENLLTTLEQLRSRLTQNVTEESVQQACALTVPAESSHLAKLTEQLQATQGRYRELQEKLDCLQKNSAQRDRTEALLKQKEKDFVQLTKDSEALRAQVTSLLGELNERQNCLEKSEAEKKVLEEKLSRKTERLQTLERDMEQQKKQHSVTVDNLLLQTQNLETALKNERLVIVEERRKLAQLQHAYTCLFQDYDNKLKSEKQANHRSGEADTLANRLAEAEKALALKQDLIDKLKEETEQLRATLETIPVLNAQAEIYKMDFLAEREAREKLNQKKEELQEELNKALFELDRLKQEGTSRARIEEMQQRHLEDYRPRPLPPAPAAPFPGAAMFNPAQPPSARRRDDDQDELPDYRCPKCMYKAPDMDTLQIHVMDCIQ is encoded by the exons ATGGTCCAGCCGCAGCCGTCAGGTGGTTGTACTCTGCAGTGGGAGCTGACTGGAGAGGAGACTGTGGGTGCTGGAGGTCAAGGGTCACTGATGGCCAGTTCACAGGGGTCTCTGAGGGTCCCTCCTGAATTAGCGGGAAATGAAGTGGTCCATAGACTTATAACAGATAATCATCAGCTACGAG AGgctctgaagcgaagcaatgatGCCCTCAAAGAGAGATGCGAAGAGATGGAAGGGTGGCAGAGGAGGTCGCGGGAGGAGCGAGAGTTCCTGAGCTGTAGATTTCGTGAGGCCAGAGCTTTAGTGCAGCGACTGGCGCAGGAAAACCAGAGCCTGTTAGGACAGCTCAACCACAGCATCAGTCCATGTGTCGGCACCTCTAAAGAGGCTGGAACTCAAGGCCAGGACCAAGAGCTGAAGTGCACCAATGCAGAGAAGAATGTCCCCATGGACTCACCAGAA GTATTAAATGAAGCTGTACTGACAGACCGAGCTGAAGGAGACACTGACAGACACACAATGCCTCAAAGTTTG CCTGCTGAGGGCTCTAATGAATTTCTTAAACTGCTGAAAAGCCACAAAGAGAAGCTGGAGGAAGGGATGAGGGCGCTGAAGAGGaggaacgaggagctggagaaGGAGAAAGCagagagtgagaaagagagagaaaatctCCTCACCACCCTGGAGCAGTTACGCTCCAGACTCACTCAG AATGTTACTGAAGAGTCAGTTCAGCAGGCATGTGCGCTCACCGTTCCTGCAGAAAG CTCTCACTTGGCTAAACTAACTGAGCAGCTTCAGGCTACGCAAGGCAG GTACAGGGAACTTCAGGAGAAGCTGGACTGTCTTCAGAAGAACTCTGCTCAGAGGGACAGAACTGAGGCTCTGCTCAAACAGAAAGAGAAGGACTTTGTTCAG CTGACAAAGGATAGCGAAGCTCTGAGAGCTCAAGTCACGTCCCTTCTCGGTGAGTTGAACGAACGACAAAACTGTCTGGAGAAAAGTGAAGCAGAGAAAAAAGTATTAGAGGAAAA ATTGAGCAGGAAGACCGAACGCCTGCAGACTTTAGAGAGAGACATGGAGCAGCAGAAGAAGCAGCACAGTGTGACAGTGGACAATCTTTTATTGCAGACACAGAACCTAGAAACTGCACTGAAGAACGAGAGGCTCGTCATAGTGGAGGAGAG GAGGAAACTGGCCCAGCTCCAGCATGCATACACATGTCTGTTTCAGGACTACGACAACAAACTTAAAAGTGAAAAGCAAGCCAATCACAGG AGTGGAGAGGCAGATACTCTAGCTAACAGGTTAGCAGAGGCTGAGAAAGCTCTGGCCCTGAAACAGGATCTCATCGATAAACTCAAGGAGGAAACGGAGCAGCTGAGAGCTACATTAGAAACTATACCAGTGCTGAATGCTCAG GCAGAGATCTATAAAATGGACTTCCTGGCTGAGAGGGAAGCCAGAGAGAAACTCAATCAAAAGAAGGAAGAGCTGCAGGAGGAGCTGAATAAAGCACTATTTGAGTTAGACAGACTTAAGCAAGAGGGAACCTCACG AGCTCGCATTGAGGAGATGCAACAGAGACACTTGGAGGACTACAGGCCTCGACCACTCCCGCCAGCTCCAGCTG CACCTTTCCCAGGGGCAGCCATGTTCAACCCAGCCCAGCCTCCATCTGCACGCAGAAGAGATGATGATCAGGACGAGCTTCCCGATTACCGCTGCCCCAAATGTATGTACAAGGCACCAGACATGGATACCCTGCAGATCCACGTCATGGACTGTATCCAGTGA
- the ssr4 gene encoding translocon-associated protein subunit delta, which yields MMRVITAILALCLSFCAAETCTDPVISPSSYTTTDALISSETVFIVELSLACANGAQSVALYADVNGKQFPVTRGQDVGKYQVSWSVPHKQASSGTYQVKFFDEESYSTLRKAQRNNEDVDSIKPLFSVNVDHRGAWSGPWVSTEVLAALIGIVVYYLAYSTKSAIQA from the exons ATGATGCGAGTTATAACAGCTATTTTGGCTCTTTGTCTGAGCTTTTGTGCAG CTGAGACTTGCACAGACCCAGTCATTTCTCCGTCTTCATACACGACCACAGACGCGCTCATCTCCTCCGAGACCGTGTTCATCGTTGAACTAAGTCTGGCCTGTGCAAACGGAGCTCAG agtGTTGCCCTCTATGCGGATGTCAATGGCAAACAGTTTCCTGTGACCAGAGGCCAAGATGTTGGCAAATACCAG GTTTCATGGAGTGTTCCTCATAAGCAGGCCAGCTCTGGCACATATCAGGTCAAATTCTTTGACGAGGAGTCTTACAGCACTCTAAGAAAG GCTCAGAGAAACAATGAAGATGTTGATTCTATCAAGCCTTTGTTCTCTGTCAATGTGGATCACAGG GGTGCATGGAGTGGTCCCTGGGTGTCCACGGAGGTCTTGGCTGCTCTGATTGGCATTGTGGTCTACTACCTGGCCTACAGCACCAAAAGTGCTATCCAAGCTTGA
- the sephs3 gene encoding selenide, water dikinase 3: MSVSEPPSVDSGGTGGYGAFYPAGYQALNPEERGLDRGFRLTAFSDMKGUGCKVPQETLLKLLQGLEPDRPPGEDGGSGTGVGDETADFGQLVSVPQGPRLGIGMDSCVIPLRHGGLSLVQTTDFFYPLVEDPYMMGRIACANVLSDLYAMGITECDNMLMLLSVSQKMNEKEREQVMPLMMKGFRDAAEEGGTSVTGGQTVINPWIIIGGVASVVCQPNDFIMPDSAVPGDVLVLTKPLGTQVAVNAHQWLDIPEKWNKIKLVISKEEVEQAYQEAMLNMATLNRTAAALMHKFNAHAATDITGFGIIGHARNLAQQQRNDVAFVIHNLPIISKMAAISKAGGNLFGLLQGTSSETSGGLLICLPREQAARFCAEMKSSRMGLSGAVGQDGGVGDGQQAWIIGIVEKGNRCARIIDKPRIIEVPYRGSVVSVQEGSNNNASPPEVQQT, encoded by the exons ATGTCAGTTTCCGAGCCACCGTCAGTGGACTCTGGCGGAACGGGAGGGTATGGAGCCTTTTACCCGGCGGGATACCAGGCGTTGAACCCGGAGGAGCGCGGCCTAGACCGCGGCTTCCGACTCACGGCCTTTTCCGATATGAAAGGATGAGGGTGTAAAGTCCCGCAGGAGACTCTGCTCAAACTCCTGCAGGGACTAGAGCCTGACCGCCCGCCCGGAGAGGACGGCGGCTCGGGTACGGGTGTTGGAGACGAGACCGCTGACTTCGGCCAACTTGTTTCAGTTCCACAGGGTCCTCGACTAG GTATTGGAATGGACTCATGTGTGATCCCTCTGAGGCATGGAGGTCTGTCCCTGGTTCAAACCACAGATTTCTTCTATCCTTTAGTGGAGGATCCTTACATGATG GGACGAATTGCCTGTGCAAATGTTCTTAGTGATCTGTACGCCATGGGCATCACAGAGTGTGACAATATGCTCATGCTTCTCAGCGTCAGTCAAAAGATGAATGAGAAG GAGAGAGAGCAGGTGATGCCTTTAATGATGAAGGGCTTCCGTGATGCTGCGGAGGAGGGCGGGACTTCAGTAACCGGGGGACAAACGGTCATCAATCCCTGGATCATCATTGGGGGCGTGGCCTCTGTTGTGTGCCAGCCCAACGATTTCATCAT GCCTGACAGTGCTGTACCTGGAGATGTGTTAGTTCTCACTAAACCTTTGGGAACTCAAGTAGCAGTGAATGCCCATCAGTGGCTGGATATA CCTGAGAAATGGAATAAGATAAAGTTGGTGATTTCCAAGGAGGAGGTGGAGCAAGCTTATCAGGAGGCTATGCTCAATATGGCCACCCTCAATCGCACTG ctgCAGCCTTAATGCACAAATTTAATGCACATGCTGCCACGGACATAACAGGCTTTGGGATCATAGGTCATGCACGGAATCTCGCCCAGCAGCAGAGAAATGACGTTGCCTTTGTCATACACAACCTTCCCATTATCTCCAAAATGGCCGCAATCAGCAAAGCTGGTGGCAACCTGTTTGGCCTCTTGCAGGGCACCTCTTCTGAAACATCAG GTGGTCTGTTGATCTGCTTGCCACGGGAGCAGGCTGCCCGGTTTTGCGCCGAGATGAAATCCAGTCGTATGGGTTTGTCGGGAGCAGTGGGGCAGGATGGAGGGGTGGGCGATGGGCAACAGGCTTGGATCATTGGCATCGTGGAGAAGGGCAATCGCTGCGCCCGTATCATCGACAAACCTCGGATCATAGAGGTCCCGTACCGTGGCTCTGTGGTCAGCGTGCAGGAGGGGAGCAACAATAATGCCAGTCCTCCTGAGGTGCAGCAGACGTAA